One Acetobacterium sp. KB-1 DNA segment encodes these proteins:
- a CDS encoding 4Fe-4S binding protein yields MVQIFFFTLIALISVNKTLAATGMGIPFLSTASLHALCPFGGVETFFSLVTTGLFIPKTQISAVILMGLVFLLALLFGPVFCGWVCPLGAFQEWIGKIGKKLFKKRYNHFVPTKVDKVLRYLRYGVLVWVLTVTAVSGTLLFANLDPYHALFKFWTGTVALPALILLVFITIGSLFVERPWCKYTCPYGALLSLFNKIRIFKIRRKTETCVSCQKCSRSCPMNIDVCRNETVSNLSCISCYECTSDRNCPKAETLLVQATQKSPQVSIAVVAIVMLTVFIGGIVGSMALGIWSSKTNDQGSGGKNNGNGQKNKVEMQEEVTD; encoded by the coding sequence ATGGTGCAGATCTTTTTCTTTACCCTTATCGCCCTGATTTCGGTTAATAAAACCCTGGCCGCTACAGGAATGGGGATTCCCTTCCTGTCTACGGCTTCTCTTCATGCTCTTTGCCCCTTCGGCGGGGTGGAGACCTTTTTTTCCTTGGTCACAACGGGATTGTTTATTCCAAAAACTCAGATCTCTGCGGTGATTCTGATGGGTCTGGTGTTTCTGCTGGCGCTGCTCTTTGGTCCGGTTTTCTGTGGCTGGGTCTGTCCCTTAGGGGCTTTTCAGGAATGGATCGGAAAAATCGGAAAAAAGCTTTTTAAGAAACGCTATAACCATTTTGTCCCCACAAAGGTGGATAAGGTGTTGCGCTATTTGCGCTATGGAGTGCTGGTCTGGGTACTGACAGTAACGGCAGTCTCTGGCACGCTACTGTTTGCCAATCTCGATCCCTACCACGCATTATTTAAATTCTGGACCGGAACGGTGGCGCTACCAGCCCTTATTCTGCTGGTGTTTATCACCATCGGTTCGTTGTTTGTGGAGCGGCCCTGGTGTAAATATACCTGTCCCTACGGTGCCCTGCTGAGTCTTTTTAACAAGATCCGCATCTTTAAAATTCGCCGGAAAACAGAGACTTGTGTCAGCTGTCAGAAATGTAGCCGCAGCTGTCCGATGAATATTGATGTCTGCCGGAATGAAACAGTCTCCAATCTCAGTTGTATCAGCTGTTATGAATGCACCTCAGACCGGAATTGTCCCAAAGCCGAAACCCTGCTGGTTCAGGCCACCCAAAAAAGCCCCCAGGTTTCCATTGCCGTAGTGGCGATTGTAATGCTGACTGTATTTATCGGTGGAATTGTCGGATCGATGGCTCTGGGCATCTGGAGTTCAAAAACCAACGATCAGGGATCGGGAGGCAAGAACAACGGTAATGGACAGAAAAATAAAGTTGAAATGCAAGAAGAAGTTACCGACTAA